The genomic DNA TCGAGCACGGCCTCGATCAGCGCGCTGACGACATGCTGGGCATGGGTGATTTCCTGCCTGTTGAAAGACATGAAATCGGTGTAGCCCGAGATGTCGGCCAGGACCAGAAAGGTATTGATCTCTTTCTGGTCCATGGCCTAGTTCGTCCTATTTCTTCAGATAATCTTTGATCAGCACTTCGGCGATCTGCACGGCGTTGAGGGCTGCGCCCTTCCTGAGATTGTCGGCCACCACCCACATGGACAGCCCGTTGGGCACCGTGGGGTCCTTGCGGATGCGGCTGACATAGGTTGCGTCTTCGCCCGCGCATTCGGCGGGTGTCACATAGCCGCCCGGCTCGCGGTGATCGACCACCACCACGCCCGGCGCCTTCGCAAGCGCCCTTCTGGCTTGATCGACGGTGATCGGGCGCTCGAACTCGATATTGATCGATTCGGCGTGGCCGATGAACACGGGCACGCGCACGCAGGTGGCGTTCACCTGAATGTCGGGGTCCATGATCTTCTTGGTCTCGACCACCATCTTCCATTCTTCCTTGGTCGAGCCGTCTTCCATGAAGACGTCGATGTGCGGAATCACGTTGAAGGCGATCTGCTTGGTGAATTTGTGCGGCTCGACCGGATCGTTGACGTAGATGGCCCTGGTCTGGTTGAACAGCTCATCCATGGCGTCCTTGCCGGCGCCCGAGGTCGACTGATAGGTCGAGACCACGACGCGCTTGATCTTGGCCAGGTCGTGCAGGGGCTTTAAGGCCACCACCATCTGGATGGTCGAGCAATTGGGATTGGCGATGATGCCGCGCTTCTTGTACTTGGCGATGGCTTCGGGATTGACCTCGGGCACCACCAGGGGAATGTCGTGCTCCATGCGGAAATGCGAGGTGTTGTCGATCACCACGCAGCCAGCGGCGGCGGCCCTGGGGCTGTGCACAGCCGAAACCTTGGCGCCGGGCGAA from Alphaproteobacteria bacterium includes the following:
- a CDS encoding aspartate-semialdehyde dehydrogenase, which produces MGYRVAVIGATGNVGREMLQTLAERDFPCDEVIALASERSAGREVSFGEDEVLKIQDLAKFDFKGIDIALSSPGAKVSAVHSPRAAAAGCVVIDNTSHFRMEHDIPLVVPEVNPEAIAKYKKRGIIANPNCSTIQMVVALKPLHDLAKIKRVVVSTYQSTSGAGKDAMDELFNQTRAIYVNDPVEPHKFTKQIAFNVIPHIDVFMEDGSTKEEWKMVVETKKIMDPDIQVNATCVRVPVFIGHAESINIEFERPITVDQARRALAKAPGVVVVDHREPGGYVTPAECAGEDATYVSRIRKDPTVPNGLSMWVVADNLRKGAALNAVQIAEVLIKDYLKK